The DNA sequence ataataataattgttctgAATGTTTCAGCTGGTGGGGTTCGGACTCGTCTCGCTCGGTCTGTGGCTCCGGTTTGGCGTTCAAACTCAAGGATTCTTTGACATCGATTTAAACACAGCACAGTTCACGATCGGTGAGattttattattacaatatttatatacCCTTTGCATTTGTTTAAATGAATCCTGTGCAATCATTTCAAACTGATGCTGCAATACACAATGTTTTTCAGTATATTAATCTTAAAGGGACAATTCTCCAAAAAATGAacgtatcatttactcacccttatgttgttccaaactcgtatgactttcttctgcagaatataaAAGCAGATGTTACACTTATGTAAACGTTTATGTAAATAaagtgaaatgaaagtgaatagtgactgagactaacataatgTCCTGTAGTGttcaacatgaggttgagtaaatgattacaggtTTCTAATCCTTTATCTAAGCCtgactctgtttctctctctcaggtgTGACGGTGTTGATCGTCACTGGTGTTCTGATGCTGGCCGTCGCTGTGATCGGTGATTATGGAGCATGTAATTACAGTAAAACTGCTCTGAGTGTGGTGAGGAGAATTATCACTCAAATTTGTCATATTTACTCAAACTGGGAATTAAAAAATTCTAATTTCAAAAGAAttagaaatgtaatttaaaaatctaatttaattagCTGACGctaatatattcaatattcagacTACAGTGGAGAAAATCTAAATGTTCTCATGATGTCATGTTTATGCAAATGTGAACAGGAATGAATGAGAAGAGTTTTTTTTACATCCATGAAATAATGTGTTTCACTCATATCAAATGTTGAGAAGACTTAAATGTGTAGCACTGGTCGACAGcaatattgtgatgattttattacacttttaTTCAGCCAtgaagtttcataaagagcatcaGCAGACTcatttcatgatccttcagggctgcacaattaattacaataacatcaaactggcgatatggtcatatgtgattattgaACTATACAAGGCTGCGATTCAACGATgtgtgtgcgcttcagaataaTCGAGTGacgtgttgttctgtgcatgctCAGGGCTCATGGGCTCGTGTTTTTAACACTTTTAGAGCAGTTTACATGTATTATGAAAGAAAAGTACTGGAGGTTTATGCAttcgcacaattccaaacattagaaaCCACTACCAGTTATTATATAAATCTACACACACATTGAACAGTATAagagaaaaggaggagatgatGACAGCGTAAACGACACAATGcactttcagtgttaaaataaatTCTCCAGGTGAAgagaacagaaatatattacttttatataaaacaaatcaatattcaaaataatcattattcagtattatattataataataaacgtaataataataataatttagtattattcagtattcaactgggttccaaaaagtAAACgagtgaagtagtttttgcatttgttcattcacagaaaatgttctattaaaaatatatgaaggtaaataatgctttttgttaagctactatgtattattgtatataaaatatgaatataaaagtgcatatcaatggaaatgattagatctcattctcccttgtggTCAATTAGTGAAAAACTGGGGGGAAACATGCctacaatattttttaattaatttttattcaatttattaaTTTCTCATTATTCATTCATGCCTTTAATAAATTGAATCTACTTAGCTACAATgactgtttggatgaaatgatggttcctctgattaaaaaaaaataaaaataaaaatcttttaagacatttcagagcaaacacataattatcaagatatatgCTGAATGGAggaggtctgggtatctcagcgagtattgacgctgactatcacccctggagtcgtgagtttgaatctagggtgtgctgagtgactccagccaggtctcctaagcaaccaaattagcccggttgctagggagagtagagtcacatggggtaacctcctcgtggtcgtgattagtggttctcgctctcaatggggcgtgtggtaagttgtgtgtggatcgtggagagtagcatgagcctccacatgctgtgagtctccgcggtgtcatgcacaacgagtcacgtgataagatgcgcggattgacggtctcagaagcggaggcaactgagacttgtcctccgtcacccggattgaggtgagtaaccacaccaccatgaggacctactaagtagtgggaattgggcattccaaaatggggagaaaagggaataaaaaaaataaataaatatatgctgaatatcgtcaataggcagaaaaatattgagatattatttttttcactatatTGCCCAGTCCTATATTACACACTTTCTGTTCTATAGACACGAGATATTCAATCCACAGTTCTGAAGCCACATGCTTTTTTATATGGCAATTTAATAtggtatatttaaattattttatatactaAACATGTGGAGACACTGGAGAGCGGTGTGAATTAGAGGAAAAGAGCTTCTGTTGTGAAAAAAAACTTGAGACATAAATGAAATGAAACTGAGTTTTCTTCTGTTGTCAGTTTGCTGGTCTGCTGTCTGTTCTGATGATCGCTGAGATCGCTGCAGGTGTGATGAGCTTCATGTTGAGCAGAgaggtgaacacacacacacacacatacacgcactcacacacatacacacacacacaggtgtgatGAGCTTCACACCACCATTTAAGTTAGACCAACTCTTTGGTCTCTTTGTGGGGCTCatgcagtggtagctcagcggttaaggctctgggttactgatcagaaggttgggggttcaagccccagcactgccaagatgccactgttgggcccttgagcaaggcccttgaccctgtctgccccaggggtgctgtatcatggctgaccctgcactcagcctagctgggatatgtgaaaaagaagaatttcactgtatatgtgcaaatgtataatgtgtgataaataaagaaaattataattcatgTTGAGCAGAGAGgtgaacacacactcacacacaggtgTGATGAGCTTCATGTTGAGCAGACAGGTgaacgctcacacacacacacacacacaggtgtgatGAGCTTCATGTTGAGCAGACAggtgaacatacacacacacacacaggtgtgatGAGCTTCATGTTGAGCAGACAGGTgaacgctcacacacatacacacacacacaggtgtgatGAGCTTCATGTTGAGCAGACAggtgaacacatacacacacacaggtgtgatGAGCTTCATGTTGAGCAGACAGGTgaacgctcacacacatacacacacacacaggtgtgatGAGCTTCATGTTGAGCAGACAGgtgaacgcacacacacacacatacatacgctcacatacacacacacacacacacacacacacaggtgtgatGAACTTCATGTTGAGCAGacaggtgaacacacacacatgcacacactcacacacatacacacacacacacacaggtgtgatGAGCTTCATGTTGAGCAGACAGgtgaacgcacacacacatacacacactcacacacatacacacacacacaggtgtgatGAGCTTCATGTTGAGCAGACAGATGaacgcatacacatacacacacacaggtgtgatGAGCTTCATGTTGAGCAGACAGGTgaacgcacacactcacacacatacacacacacacaggtgtgatGAGCTTCATGTTGAGCAGACAGGTgaacgctcacacacatacacacacacacaggtgtgatGAGCTTCATGTTGAGCAGACAGATGaacgcatacacatacacacacacaggtgtgatGAGCTTCATGTTGAGCAGACAGGTgaacgctcacacacacacacacacacacacacacacacaggtgtgatGAACTTCATGTTGAGCAGacaggtgaacacacacacatgcacacactcacacacatacacacacacacacacacaggtgtgatGAGCTTCATGTTGAGCAGacaggtgaacacacacacacatacacacacacacacacaggtgtgatGAGCTTCATGTTGAGCAGACAggtgaatgcacacacacatacacacactcacacacatacacacacacaggtgtgatGAGCTTCATGTTGAGCAGACAGGtgaacgcacacacatacacacactcacacacatacacacacacacacaggtgtgatGAGCTTCATGTTCAGCAGAgaggtgaacacacacacatacatacacacactcacacacatacacacacacacaggtgtgatGAGCTTCATGTTCAGCAGAgaggtgaacacacacacaaatatacacacagtcacatacatacacacacacacaggtgtgatGAGCTTCATGTTGAGCAGACAGgtgaacgcacacacacacacacacatacacgcactcacacacatacacacacacacaagtgtgaTGAGCTTCATGTGAAGTGGACAGGTGAACACACACGAACATGTACACAGGTGTGTGTGTTATCATTGTGTTTATGTGTATtgagtgtgtttgttgtgttgcaGGTGTCGGAGCAGCTGGCAGACTTCTACATCACAATCTACTCTCAGTATGTGAACAGCAGGGGTCAAGGTCAAGCCGTCACCCTCAAACTCTTTCACAAAGctgtaagacacacacacaatcacacatataaacacacacacacacacacatgtacactaacagatgtgtgtttgtttgtgtgtgtcagtttgACTGTTGTGGCATCGGAGGAGCGATTGAGCTGTTCGTGCGAGACACATGTCCTGACGGCAACATCCTGCAGCAGATCACTTTTGCTGTAAGTCACTTCCTGTTTGACTGCTGCACATATTTCTGTGTTTGAGGAGCATAGCCTGTGCCACAcctgtctgtctctttgtctgtctgatAGAGTTGTCCCAGTGTGATCAAGAATGTGTTCAACACTAGTGCGCCACTGCTGTTGGGGGGGTTTCTGGGAACAGCTGCAGTCATGGTgagttcacacagacacacacacaaacacactcacacacacacacaaacacttacacactctcacacactcacacacacatatgaagTGTCTTGTCTAACCAgccatgtgtctgtgtgtgtgtgtgtgtgtgtgtgtttcctgtgCTCATCAGATGGTGGCGCTGGTGTGCAGTTTAGTGGTCAGGAAACAACTGTCACATTCTCTCCCGCCTCCTGCATACCTGCTGCTCTCCTCTACATCTTCTCTCACTGCACCTCCTCCATCATCACTCCATCATCACGTGTAACTGTCCCTCTGTCTGTCAGCTGGTGGTGCTTCTGTGCTGTTGTGTTCTCTATAACAGACTGAAGGTTTCTCCATACTCATCTCCATTCTTCGTCTATTGATGGAGGGATGAACATCTGTTACTCCAGATGTGACCGGAGCTttacacaaatgtttttattgcTGTTACACTTCATTAAACTGTCCTAATGTTTCAATGTAATGGATCATTTTGTTTTGGTTACAACCTTTTACATTTCTTATTTTCTTACTGTAATACATTAAAGACACTTAAACGGCGggagcctgggtatctcagcgagtattgatgctgactatcacccctggagtcgtgagtttgaatctagggtatgctgagtgactccagtcaggtctcctaagcaaccaaattggcccggttgctagggagggtagagtcacatggggtaacctcctcgtggtcgtgattagtggttctcgctctcaatggggcgtgtggtaagttgtttgtggatcgtggagagtagcatgagcctccacatgctgtgagtctccgcggtgtcatgcacaacgagtcacaagataagatgcacggattgccggtctcagaagtggaggcgactgagacttgtcctctaccacccggattgaggtgagtaaccgcaccaccatgaggatttactaagtagtgggaattgggcattccaaattggggagaaaataaaaagacaCTTAATAAACTTGTTGCAATAGACTGTTGTTTATGATGAATTGTGAGATGCACAGCTGTGCTGATTGGGCTGTAAGGTCAAGGGTGAGGATTGTTTTTTTAACATATCATAAATGTATGAATAGTTGTCAGTCATCAATGGTCCACTGAATGTAAAGTGTTTTACAGATGGTCAGTTTCTCAAACAAAgcttattttaaaattgtgatgttttaaaacacttattaaataaatataaaaaatatacagtacatgttaaaaaatacttttttgattttaaaatataaaccTAATAAATATACGTTATACCTGGACAGCATGAAGCAATAGTGATTGAGCTCAAAGAAGATGAACCATCACAAAGCCTGATGTTATTTTAAGTTCTACAGTAGATATTTGTCAAGTTGTGAAGAAAACAGTTTTTGAGGATATTTTGATTAAAACTGACACTTATTTTGTTGGATGAAAAGTAAATGCAACAATTATAATCGTTTGAAGAGGTGCCGACACTTCGATGAATTATATGTGTGCCAGTTAAAACATGCACTTACAAAGAAGAGCCGACAGACTGAATGAACTTCATCACGGAAAATGAAACACGGGAGAAGAGTTAAAATGAAGAAACCCCTTTGCAACTCAAACACACAGAAGGAGAGGACTgacaaaaatactgtatactaatatatatatatatatatatactgtatatactctggCAGCCAAAGGTTCAGaataatgtaaatgttttgctgttttggaaggaaattggtactttaattcaccaaagtggcattcaactgatcacaaagtaaagtcaggacattactgatgtaaaaaacagcaccatcactatttgaaaaaagtcatttttgatcaaatctagacagcagccatcactccaacaccttatccttgagtaatcatgctaaattgatcatttggtactagaaaatcacttgccattatatcaaacacaactgaaagctatttggttctttaagtgaggcttaacattgtctttttgtgttttttttttttttttttacaacaatgacttttatttcccTTCAAACAAATaacagtaaaacagcagattatcagttcataaacatttctCACTCTGTTGCTTGCACAattctatcttatgacatctaaacatttttttttttatattaacattttattgattcaaaaacaggattgaagaaacagaacatacacacagagtatcaaattatatcaaattgtaatgtccctccccctgaacagtaatcaccactcccagagtatctgccgctttaggggggtgtatgctacttccaaaaacaatacagaggaggtggtgcagctgtaaatacctaaagaactgagatctgggaatcccaaaatgttgaaccatattttcaaaggatctcaacactccactctcatataggtcaccgagtgtaataacccccctcacaatccactctgaccaacagaaaggggacttattaatacataattttgagtTCAGcgatatgctcgaggcaacatttaaataaatgtccaaattaaacactctggacacttttgtccataccgagtgtaaatgcgagataacggcgtgtaacttaacttctctgattagtttgatagaaatgctttgcaatggcaGAATATGGGCAAGaacatcctgttcaatacaaaaccagggaggggctctctcaggtggaagagaccaatgagccaaatgtctgagaccgaatgcataataataaaactaaatcttgggtaggtctagccctcctttgtcaattggcctatgcaacttattgaaatgtaatctgggacgtttaccattccaaatgaaggactttgctataaaattttttgaaataagagagggggatatctacagggagagattgtaacaggtagttgaattttggaatataattcattttaataacattaaccttcccaatcatagataaatgtaatgaagcccacctgtgcacatcgctcaaaaaacattttattaaggggtcaaaattaactctaactaaatcacacaaatttgctgggaataaaatgcccaaatacttaatgccctgtttgggccactggaaggcgcccggctgaaaagccgttaccgggcagtacactgtcagagccaaagcttcggatttagaccaattaactctgtatcctgagatcttataaaaggagttaataattctgtggaggcaaggcatagatctagtggggtcctTTGGGACAAATGGATTCCAGAAAACTAGTATGACATTAACACGGCATGGCAAGAAAGTACTGGTCTCACCCCTGCTGAGATTGCACTTGGATGCAAGCTAAAAGGTCCAATAGTGCAGCTGATTCACAAACCACCAAACCCGGACCATGTAGCCTACTGCACTGTTGAATGACAGAAAGATCTCATCAAGCAGGTGAAACAACGGACTAGCCAAGCTCAAGAGAGACAAGGCAAGTACTACAACATGCGGAGAAAACTAGTGTGGTCCTTACTCACCCTCTGTCTTGTGCTGCAGATTCCTTTATAGCCAAACTAGCACCCAAATGGCAAGGACTGTCCGAAGTCCTGAAAAGGGTTAATACTGTCAATTACCAAGTAGTAACTCTTGACAACCCAGATCAAATAGATACTTACCATGAAGAAAAGTTTGAGTTTTTTGGAATGATTTAACTTACTTTTTAAGGGGAGGGGTGTGTGAGTTTCACTGTCCCATGAATCCCAGTGACCTTTTCTATGAATATACCTGTAATTTTTAACCTGATCACCAGGGGAATGCTCCAGTGTTAATCAAGCAGTCAGTCAGCCTATTAAAGGGTAAGAGAAGCAGTGTTAGGTAGGAAGTCAATTTCTATGCAGATGGAGAAACTTTCTCACCCTTGCTGTCTAATACCAGTGCCCTGATTTTGAGGAACTTGTTTGTTCTTACACTCAAATGTAAGTACTATCCTGAGTACTCTTTCTATGTATATATTTTTGGTTTGTAACTATGGTTTCTTAGCACAGAGCACATGTTTATCATCTGTTTGTTCTATTACATGCAGAGGgagtctgtccgaggaaactgaatggctttatatcagctggaaattgttttgtggaggaacacaccttcaattctgtgaatgaatctacatgttctttgtgtttattctgcctgttggctggggtctgttttacaaagcattttctgttatgtaattttgcctcaaaaaatttgtatagaagcaccggacttgagcagtctgatggcaaagttgtcacgggggttctcgtattcgtacatggaccttttgagtttagagggatcgacgctggttggcgctgtcatgtgcggggttaatgcgcacgttttttttaaattttttttagtgctcactcaagtaagagcaggggagtcattacactgataagtaaacatctacaattcaaatgtctcaaacagattaaagataaattaggaagagttattctttttttagcagaaattcaggggcaaaggttgattttggttaatatatacgcacctaacgctgatgatcagggcttttttgtggatcttgaagggatgttgcaagccactgacacccctcatgatacaatattgggaggagactttaatcttttgatggactcagtccttgatcatagtgaagcaaaagtgtgtaagccccctagagcaacattgatgcttcacaggatgtgtaaaaatcttggtcttacagatatttggagacttttgaacccatctggtagggactatccatttttttcatcagttcataagatttattctagaatagattttttttttatatctaaatcccatAGTTTcactgttgttgattgctcaattggaaacattttagactcagatcacaccctggtgtgtttagaggtgttgcaacatatggagaaaaagagatcatatagttggcgctataatgtatcccttttgcaaaatactgatttccaacaaatgttaaagactgaaatcaatgtttatatggagaccaagtggtcctcagtatcctctgtgggcgtggcttgggtggcacttaaagcggttcttaggggtcggatcatacagtatgcctcattcatc is a window from the Myxocyprinus asiaticus isolate MX2 ecotype Aquarium Trade chromosome 13, UBuf_Myxa_2, whole genome shotgun sequence genome containing:
- the zgc:65811 gene encoding CD9 antigen isoform X2, with the protein product MDGCAQMCKCFLILFSSLFALVGFGLVSLGLWLRFGVQTQGFFDIDLNTAQFTIGVTVLIVTGVLMLAVAVIGDYGACNYSKTALSVFAGLLSVLMIAEIAAGVMSFMLSREVSEQLADFYITIYSQYVNSRGQGQAVTLKLFHKAFDCCGIGGAIELFVRDTCPDGNILQQITFASCPSVIKNVFNTSAPLLLGGFLGTAAVMMVALVCSLVVRKQLSHSLPPPAYLLLSSTSSLTAPPPSSLHHHV
- the zgc:65811 gene encoding CD9 antigen isoform X1; translated protein: MFPDPVQQSVRCVTVLIVTGVLMLAVAVIGDYGACNYSKTALSVFAGLLSVLMIAEIAAGVMSFMLSREVSEQLADFYITIYSQYVNSRGQGQAVTLKLFHKAFDCCGIGGAIELFVRDTCPDGNILQQITFASCPSVIKNVFNTSAPLLLGGFLGTAAVMMVALVCSLVVRKQLSHSLPPPAYLLLSSTSSLTAPPPSSLHHHV